In Acidaminococcales bacterium, the genomic window GAAAAAGGTTCATCGCCGCGCCGCAATGGATTGTTAGCGGTCCCCTTGCGAACAGGCGGCTCTTGCGGCGGTCTATTCTATCCGCCGCAAGAGCCGCCTGTTTTGTCTGTGCCACTCGGCCGCCGGGCCGCGGGAGAAGCTTGTGCCGCGCCCGCGGGCTTCCGGCGCAGCAAATGTTTCCCTGCCGCGCGCTTTGCGCGGCAAAATGCCGGCGCCGGGGCTATGCTAAACGGCATTTTCACGCTCGCGTGCCGGCGAAACGATTGAAGGGAACTTCCGATAAGCGCCAAAGGAGGATTTTTCATGGCAAAATTCACGGTAGCCGCCCTGCAAATGGGTTCCGCGCCGGAGGGCAAGGGCCGGACGCTGGAGAAAATTTTATCTTTTGAAGACGAAATCAAAAAGAGCGGGGCGGCGGTGGTAGTGCTGCCGGAAGCGCTGCTCGGCGGTTATCCCAAAGGCAGCCTTTTCGGCGCGTATCTCGGATACCGCCTGCCGGCGGGCAGGGAAATGTTCGCCGCCTATTACGGCAACGCCATAGACGTGCCGGGGCCGGAAACTGCGGAATTGGCCGGACTGTCCCAACGGACGGGGGCGAGCTTGGTAACGGGCGCCATCGAACGGGACGGTTACACTCTTTATTGCTCGGCGCTGTTTTTTACGCCGGAAGGCGTTTTGGCAAAACACCGCAAACTCATGCCCACCGGAACCGAAAGGCTGATCTGGGGGCAGGGCGACGGTTCCACCCTGACGGTTGTGCAAAGCAAGGCGGGCAAGCTCGGCGCGGCTATTTGCTGGGAAAATTACATGCCGCTCCTGCGCATGGCGATGTACGCCAAAGGGGTGGAAATCTGGTGCGCTCCCACGGTAGACGCCCGGGAAAGCTGGCAGGCGTCCATGCGCCATATTGCTTGCGAAGGGCGCTGTTTTCTCGTCAGCGCTTGCCAGGCGCAGCCTTCCCCCCGCGACCTCGGGGCGGAAGTTCCCGGCTGGCCGCCGGATCAGCCGCTGATGCGCGGAAACAGCATTATCGTCAACCCTTACGGGGAGATCATCGGCGGGCCACTCCAGGACGAAACAGGGCTTGTCACGGCCGCCGTCGACACCGAAGAACTGGCCAGGGCCAGATACGACCTGGACGTGGCGGGCCATTACGCGCGCCCGGACGTTTTCGCCTTGTCGGTAGACGAGCGGGCAAAAAAGGGCGTGGATTTTCAAAGCTGACCATCCCCGCGCCTAAAAGCGGGAAATTGCCGCGAGGGAAGCCTTTCGCGCAGAGAAAAACAAAAAATCAAGGCCGATGGCGCCTTGCAAAACAAAAGCGGAACCCGCCTTTTTTGGGGACAGAAAACAAACAGCGGATTCTCATGGGGCCAAGGCAAACTTGCCGCTTAAAGCGGCGGCAGGCGGCTATCACGGCCGCGGGGCGTGGCATGGGGGAGTTTGCGCAGGGATTGGCCGGCGCAAAACGCAGGCGGCACCGTAGCTTCGGCGAGGCTTTAGGGCAAAGCGGGGCGGAAAAATGGCCGCAAAGTATAGTATGATTTTAATCTTAGAACGGTATAAGGCTGCGGCACAATGGACGGAGGCTGAACCGGCACAATTGAATTGTAACGCGCGGGAGGCAGTTAAAGCCATTTTCTGAAAAAGAACGGCATAAACGCAAAGAGTTTTTGAAAACAAGGCGCACGCCGGGAGAGATTGCCGCTCAAAAGTATTAACTGTGGCAACGGCGGCTTGACAGGGCGCGCGACCTGCGCTATAATGAATTTGGTTATATGACTGACGGAAGTGGATAACCACATGAAGTATAACCATATGAGCCGACCGTCTGGGCAGTGCTTGGAGCGGCCGTTTTTTTATTTTCCCGGCCTCCTCGCATGGAAAAGGAGGGATAGATTATGGCAATCGTTGCCAACGGAGACAATTTCCTGCGGGCATTAGCGTCGGGCGAGCCGGTTCCCGGCGGCGGCGCGGCCGCCGCCCTTTGCGGCGCTTTGGCTGCCGCGCTCTGCGAGATGGCGGCCAATTTGACTTTGGGCAAAAAACAGGGCGAAGAAGGAGTCAAGGAGCTTGCGGCGGCGGCCAACCAGCTGCGGCTTGAACAGGAGAGTCTGATGGAAGCTGACGCCGCCGCTTTTCAACGGCTGTCTGAAATCCGTAAACTGCCGCAGACGAACGGCGAAGGGCAAATCCGGCGCGGCAAGCTCTTGGAAGACGCCCTGG contains:
- a CDS encoding carbon-nitrogen hydrolase family protein, yielding MAKFTVAALQMGSAPEGKGRTLEKILSFEDEIKKSGAAVVVLPEALLGGYPKGSLFGAYLGYRLPAGREMFAAYYGNAIDVPGPETAELAGLSQRTGASLVTGAIERDGYTLYCSALFFTPEGVLAKHRKLMPTGTERLIWGQGDGSTLTVVQSKAGKLGAAICWENYMPLLRMAMYAKGVEIWCAPTVDARESWQASMRHIACEGRCFLVSACQAQPSPRDLGAEVPGWPPDQPLMRGNSIIVNPYGEIIGGPLQDETGLVTAAVDTEELARARYDLDVAGHYARPDVFALSVDERAKKGVDFQS
- a CDS encoding cyclodeaminase/cyclohydrolase family protein, whose amino-acid sequence is MAIVANGDNFLRALASGEPVPGGGAAAALCGALAAALCEMAANLTLGKKQGEEGVKELAAAANQLRLEQESLMEADAAAFQRLSEIRKLPQTNGEGQIRRGKLLEDALAGASEPPLCVMAAAAESVSLLERLEKVAVPGIKSDLGVSALLGRAALLGAALNLRANTKLFKDREKADTFNEKAEKLEIFAEKAEALYKRALALTVRETEAKRP